ATGAATCTGTTGAGAAATAGGTTGTTGCACCTCAGCGAATGATCTCGACGTTTGTCGCGCGCTGACCCCTCCCGCGCACGTCGGTCTCGATCTCGAATTCCAGCTCCTGGCCCTCAGCCAGCGTGTCGAACACGCCACGCGGCAACGCCGAGTGATGGATAAAGATCTCGCTGCCGTCCTCGGTCCGGACGAAGCCGAACCCCCGGTCGCGAATGAGTCGAACGATTGGCCCACGTGCCACAGTGATTCTCCCCCAGGCTCTTCCACATATGTCGCGGGGACGCCTGCCAGCCGCCTCTGCACGAATGGGGCCAGCAGTCCTTCCCCCCGTCATGACGGCAGTGTCACCGGTCGCGGAGCCAATCGTCCAGTTGCTCGCGGTACGCGAAGCAGACGGCGGCCAGCGCCCCCCAGCCCAGGAGCCGTCCGGCCCAGACGGCCGCGTCATCGGTGAGCAGCGCCGTGCTGGCCGCTCCCGCCTCGATGGCGGCTTGCAACACATTGCCGACGATCCACATCGTCACGACCAGTGCGACTACCCGGATCGGCTTGCGCTGCCGCTCACCCTCGTACATCGTCGGCCGGCTCCTCGGGAAAAAGTTCAGCTGTCTCGTCGCGGTTGGACGGTTCCCGCACGGGGTCGGCAGATGCCACCCTTGCGCCATCGTCGGCGGGGACAGCCGCGCGCGCGGGCCGGCGGCGGCGTACCTTCCTCGTGCCGTCATCCGCCAGCTCGGCCAGCAGCTCGGGCGTCATCAGGTCAGGGCGGCGGGCAGCCGTCAGCTCAAGGGCCTGGCGCCGGCGCCACTTCGCGATCTCCGCATGATGTCCGGACAGGAGCCGATCCGGCACCGGCCACCCACGAAAGGCCGGTGGCCGGGTGTACTGAGGGTACTCCAGCAGGCCGGCGCTGTGCGACTCGTCGCCGGCCGACTCGGCGTCACCCAGCACGCCCGGCAGCAGGCGGGCGACGGCGTCCACGATCACCATGGCTGCCAGCTCACCGCCCGTCAGGACGTAGTCGCCAATCGAGATCTCGTCGGTCACGAGGTGCTCGCGTACCCGCTCGTCGACCCCTTCATAGTGCCCGCAGACGAGGATCAGGTGAGCCTGTTCGGCCAGCTCGGCGGCCACAGACTGGCGGAAGACGCGGCCGGCCGGGCTCATCAGGATCACGGCGCTGGTCGGCTGCGCCACCGACTCGACAGCCAGAAACAGCGGCTCGGGCTTCATCACCATGCCCGGTCCGCCGCCGTATGGATAGTCGTCCACTGTGCGGTGGCGGTCGGCCGTGAAGTCGCGTGGATTGACATAACGGATACTCAGG
The nucleotide sequence above comes from Chloroflexota bacterium. Encoded proteins:
- a CDS encoding cold shock domain-containing protein, whose translation is MTGGRTAGPIRAEAAGRRPRDICGRAWGRITVARGPIVRLIRDRGFGFVRTEDGSEIFIHHSALPRGVFDTLAEGQELEFEIETDVRGRGQRATNVEIIR
- the trmD gene encoding tRNA (guanosine(37)-N1)-methyltransferase TrmD gives rise to the protein MQVDVVTLFPEMFEPLRHSIVGRAVADGRLSIRYVNPRDFTADRHRTVDDYPYGGGPGMVMKPEPLFLAVESVAQPTSAVILMSPAGRVFRQSVAAELAEQAHLILVCGHYEGVDERVREHLVTDEISIGDYVLTGGELAAMVIVDAVARLLPGVLGDAESAGDESHSAGLLEYPQYTRPPAFRGWPVPDRLLSGHHAEIAKWRRRQALELTAARRPDLMTPELLAELADDGTRKVRRRRPARAAVPADDGARVASADPVREPSNRDETAELFPEEPADDVRG